TAAGATAGTAGATTTCCAGTTTCTGAGAGCATCTATGATTGCAAAGGAGGGTAAAAATCTTAGTATATATGATCCTTGAAAGATAAATATTTGAAGCTTATACTTATAACTGAAAGCTTCCATATGCTTTAAATTGAGATTTCAAGTTCACAGTTATGGCAGGGCTGCCCCTTAGCATTTAGGAGCACTCCAAAAAGTTATACCTGTTAATGAAGTCCTGCTTTTGTTAGTTATCAAATATTCACATATCATCTTGTTATAGTGAATGGCTATATAGGGCAGGCTTTTTAAGAGAATGCTATATGTAGATATACATTTGaacaaataaatttttattggtttaaGTTTTGAGGTGTGACAAGCTTGTACAATTTGACAATTGGTAGACAGTTCAACAGCTTAGTTTCTAAGAGTTATAGTGGAAGCTGCATCGTGGTTCATAACTATATAAGTAGTGTGTGACTTGTCTTAAGGCTTTTTAATAGGCCAGTTGTTGTGCAGATCATCTCATTGTTTTTCGTTTGCTTGTTTAGCACAGTAAACAAGGATGGATTTAAACCGAATATAGAGACTCAACTTATTCCTTTACTGGCATCCAAACTAGAAGAAGCATCTCTGGAGACAAAAGAGAAAAGTACCACAGCATCTTCAAAAGCTGATCATCATCCTTTGCTCATGCAGGTATTTGTTTGGTGTTCCACAATTAGTTGGTAAAGCTTCTAAAGTATCTTTGAAAAGTATAGGCTGGGATATTCTATCTATTAGTGTTTGCGGCTTGGGAATATGCGAGCTTGCCCTTTCCGTGTATCTTCTGTAATGTGACTAtaattgaaaaatgaaattttttttatttatgtcaaTGTAAAAGACTAGAAGCATATTGTTTCACAAAATTCACTTGtatattcaataaaataattaaaagatagAATTTGAAATGAGAAAAAGCGAGCAGTACTCCAATGCTTATGAGAATTGAATCATCAGTGCTTCTGCGGTTGCCTCTATCTTTTTTGGATATGAATGGTAGAGTATAGAGGTAAATTTGCAATGGGAAATTTGCTGGAAAATTACTATATTCATAGCAATGTCACTGGTGTTAGCAATGGGAATGCATTCTTATTTATCTGTTGTATGCAACTGTTAGAGGTAATAGACTTTCTTGTCATTTTAGGATAATACATTCAATCTTTATCACTCTCTAATCTCTGAGTAGATATCCTAATCAGCAAATACCGTGGCACTAAATAAAAGTGGTATTTATCTGTAAAGAAAATTAGAAGATGTGAAATTATTATGTTCGCTATAGTATGTGGGCATTCCCATATCAAATAACCAGATGATCCAGTTTCCATTTTTGACTTATACACAAGTGAATTCTGTTTCTATGTAACATTGTAACTTTTCAGGTTATCCATTTTTGTGATCACTGTTAAAGTAATGGTGCACTTGTCTTGGGTGTAAAACACTTTTTTATTGAATTACAGCTGTGGTTTTCAGGTTTTATCAGATGAGCTCAATTGTAACATAGACGACATAGTGAGTATTGAGTTGAATATTTGTGATACCCAACCGAGCTGCCTTGGAGGTGGAAACGatgaatttattttttcagGAAGGTTGGATAATCTGGCCTCAAGTTACTGTGCGTTAAGGGCTCTCATTGATTCATGTGAATCACCTGGTGATATATCAAATGAACATGCTGTACGGATGGTTGCTTTATTTGACAATGAGGAGGTATTTCCTTCATCAGAAGTTCTTGCAGCATGAATTTTCCTTTATCCCGATCCCagtatttttatttgttacGTTAAGTACTGAAGTTCTGCATTCATATGCTTCCAAGGATAGTTTTCGTGCCTCACATATTCTCCTTTTCCAAAACTAGATTTTCATTATCTAATATCCGTGACGATGTAAAATTACTTGAATGACTATATACACTATTAGTTATACCATGTGGAGTGGACCCTACAAAGGTGTCACACACACTGAGAGGTAGAGTCTGTTTCTTGTGATGCCCCTCAATGTCATTGATCACTTTAACTTTACTGTGTGGCTGATGTTTTCAACAACCTGTGATTCTCTGCAACATTCACGCCATCCTGAAAATTAAAATTCGTGCTTGCATGTGTGTGGCATGACCACACATTCTACGCTCTACAGAAAGAGAgtaattacttaattactttcTGTTGTAGAGTTTCAACAATTGGATCATTTTATGCTGGTTCTTATTTCCACAAGGAACATCCCCTTCTTACTCATGTTGCATTTATAGTGATGGTAATCTTTCGTGTGCATTTTCTCTTGCCTTTTTGGCCAGTTCACAGATTCTATCTTCAACTCTTCTTGTTTAGGTTGGTTCAGGTTCAATTCAGGGGGCTGGTGCACCAACTATGTTTCAGGCTATGAGACGTATAATTAGTTGCTTAGCTGAGAAATATGTTGGTGAATGTGCTTTTGAGCGTGCAATTCGCCAATCATTTCTTGGTAAGTTTGAGTCACGCCTTTATGAGTTTTTTCTCACTGGACCTTTaataattctctctctctctctcttaaaaaaattatcttgaattttatttttcatttagcTCTAAAATGTCTAtggcctgtgtaagtttatcttacattgccggtccaaagcccggataaaggaggagggggagcgCGTCacgtagtcgacagccggcactcctaggttacgtcgaatccttatgaaaatgaatccagaacgaagcgcaatggcgttctaggattcatatagccgaccccacttagtgggaaaaggctttgttgttgttgttgtagctcTAAAACGTCTATGCACATTCAAAAGACGAATGGAAAAATGTCTATGCCATAAAAAATTATCTTGCAATTCACTTTTCGTTTAGCTTTACATTTTGGTTTATGGATTCAAAACACGGAACGGGTTTGATATTCCATTCCTATATTTTGCAAGCACATTCTCGGGAATCTGATAACTGTTATGTGTGTACGCTTAAGGGGTACTTCCTGGTTACCATTTCCCACTGTTACCAAACACCTGAATGATAGCCTTTTTGTTCTCTTCGCCCAACATAGACATGGGAGTTGCAGTCCTAAGCAACCTACTATGCGAAGAAAATGAACTGTAAAGGGAATTACAAAGGGTAGGTAGGATTGTGGTTTAATATCCTGGGTGTGTGTTTTTTGataaagggtttagggttttgaatCACAGACTGTATTATAGCTAATTTTATTCGTGTGACCAGGATATaacttcttttgttcaattTCTTTGTTCTTAGGTAATGTATAAACATAATCTCTAAATGTATATTTGGGATGCTTTCTTAATAGTGTCTGCAGACATGGCTCATGGAGTACACCCAAATTTCATGGACAAGCATGAAGAACACCATCGTCCTGAAATGCAAAAAGGTCTAGTTATCAAGCATAATGCAAACCAGCGCTATGCTACTAGTGGGGTCacatcttttattttcaaagaAATTGGCAAAATCCATAACCTTCCGACTCAGGTATTTACTGTTGGACACCCAGTTTGATTAATCCATTTAACAATCTTGCATTAAATAAGTCATTAAGTAGGAATCCCATGCTTTAAATAAGTTGAGTAGAGTAGGTGCCCCTTTCTTTGGAAACTGACCTTATGTTCTGTGCTATTCATGCATTATACTAACATCTTCATGAAGAGAAATTTATCTCTTTTCATTTGCTAAGGATCgaaacaagattactttctgaATGTTTATATATTGCTCACTTGTTACATAAAAAAAGTGAAATCCAAGCCACAAAGAAACTCCGAAGTTAGTAAtttgtgttaaaaaaataaGGATTTTCTTCCCTGTTTAATTTAATGTCTCCTTTATGAGATAGCATCATAGATCAGATATATCACTCTAAAGATAAATCAGTCCtattttggaattcaatttaAAGCATATTGTCATGAGATAAAATTGATCTCACATGTCTCATTGATTATCTTTGACATTCTTTACCTCAGAATCTCAGATAACAATAACTTAGCTCATAGCTTTTACTTGCTCTATTATTTCTCTTAAGGAATTTGTGGTGAGAAACGATATGGGATGTGGATCTACCATAGGTCCCATACTAGCTTCAGGGGCTGGCATTCGTACCGTCGATTGTGGCATTCCTCAGCTTTCTATGCACAGGTATCGTGTTGCACATCAacataaatctcaaaattttgaTGCCAACTGATATTTTTAATTATGAAGATCATATTTTCATAATTGATCTCACTCCCGAGCttcatttatttcatattttcatGTCGTGGCATATCTTTTGACGACTCTAGTAAAGTGAGCCTCTCTCTAACCGTCTAACGAAAAAAATGCAGCTACTAGTAAAGTGAAATAATATGTTTCATTAACTATCTTAATAGTGCTTAAATTATTAAGCATTTTGATAATATAACTGATAGTTTTCAATAAAAGAGAGGCTAATATTGTACGTTTACGTATTAGCACTCCTTTATAGGTTGAAATATAATGTGCCATGAGATATCACTgttggttttgtttattttcatctcTAACTGCAGTGTGAGAGAGATTTGCGGGAAGGAAGATATCGATATTGCATACAAATACTTCAAGGCATTCTACCAAACTTTCTCAAGCATAGACAGGAAGCTGGATGTAGATTCGTAAGTCGCCTTTTATTACTCTGTTGTATTTATCATTCTATTTTCTGTTTGTGCGTGGGCTGAGACAGACAGAGCTTGAATAAATTCCTTCGTTTGAAAAGTTTACTTTTCATCACATAATTTTCAATCCAAAAGCAAAATTTGTTCGAGATGGGCTAGGTAACAAgaacttctttcttctttttttggggAAAGGTAACAAGAACTGCAACAGTTGGAGGGGGGATTATTTCTGCTAGGCAAATGTGTGCCTGGCTAACCCTTTTTGCAACTGATGGATCCGCGGAAGCAGAACGAACATCAACATCGGAATTCGGGCTTGGttttgagttgcctccagagagTTTCTGCTTGAGCTCCAAACAAAGCCTGACTCTCTTTGTTGGATTATGACAGTTTTGCAAGTACACGTGCAAGTTGAGCTTCTCCATACCGATTTGCTCCCGTTGTCCCCGAAACAATGAAACAGATTGTTAATGCCAAGTATTTATGATAGGCAAATGACACTCTACTTTTCGGTTTCTCATTTGCTCTGGGAGTATACGAAATAACGTCCTGAATGAGCTGCGTATCTTGAACTGGAAACCGAAACTGAAACCAATTTCGAACCATTGTGTTTTTCCGGTTCTAAACTGAATCGGCACTCTCCTAACGGAACGGGATGGTTCCTATTGTAGCGTCCCCAAGAAAGAGTCGTTCATCCACCCAAAAAAGTGCTGCATTTTAACAGGGCATTGTTTTTCTTGTCTCATAAGTTTGGGTAATAGTAATTTTAAATCGTCATTCGAAATCAGCTACTGTTTCATCCTCCATGACCAATTTTCATAAAACTCTACCATCCGTAATCTGGTGTAACCAAATTCATGCATATTATTAACGCGTGTATAACACAAGTAAACCAACGAGAATTTGAGGGTCACATCTCTTCCGACTGCTTCTTGGTTGTCACAACCAACATTCTTgtaaattcatataattcatagaGAGCTATCTTTGGATGCGACGTTATGGCACACCAATGCAACTCAGACGGCGTCTAAGTTCTAAATCCTAGCTTTCACAATACCATGCATAGATTGCGGACAATTTCATACCAGAGTCCCTCCTAGCCCTAggcgtgaaaaaaaaaaaaagggaaaacccCAAACCGTCCCTATCCAGTcccaaaaccgaaccgaaaattgCCCGCCCTGAAATCGAACTGATCCCGAAAGTTTCATTTTGGGATTCAGGCTCCTCTATGTAATTGGTTGGGAATCCCAAATCGAACCAAATATCAACATATTTTGTTGTCCATAGGGAATTAGGCTTGTTTTTTTAGTAAGCTATCAGGTTTGCTATGACTTTTTATTATCGTCCAACCGTTACAGACGCATTTTCTTCTGTACAATATAAAATGATTGAAGCTAATTTTGGTTGGTTAATCCGATCAATTCATTGATGGTCGCGTCTGATTAGCTCGTTGGTAAGGAAATAGCTTACTAAGGCGATGATCAGTAGCTGGTTCGAGAGGATGATCAGCCACACTGGGGCCGAGACACGACCTAGACTCCTACGAGAAACAGCAGTGGGGAatgtataatttataatttataatttaagaATTACTTGAACCGTTGGATTGGTTAAGATTTAATCACAACCGTCCATCGTAAATTAGCTCTATCCcatctctctcattcattcTCGATATCTCCAACACTCCAACCCTGTCATCTCTCTTGAATCCGCGGCGCCGCTCCTCCGTCCACCTTCTCCGACGCGACTCCAACCAGCCACAAGCAAGCCACACACACAGACAAGCACACGCACCCTGCTAGGCCTCTTCTTCGACTTTCGAGTCCCAAAATCCAGGTAAGGTTTTCTGATTTAGGGCGGCCTTCACTTTTCGGTAtgggttttttggttcttttcgTTTGC
This region of Malus domestica chromosome 07, GDT2T_hap1 genomic DNA includes:
- the LOC103410047 gene encoding probable aspartyl aminopeptidase; amino-acid sequence: MAAITRLQQMQLPHSPLTLKPSVLFPNPNQLRRSRPRTFSTGPILCSSNSPHLPQSSVSAAGANTSIIGDLLDYLNESWTHFHATAEAKRQLIAAGFHLLSENDEWDLKPGGRYFFTRNMSCLVAFAVGEKYSVGSGFHAIAAHTDSPCLKLKPRFASSKSGYQMINVQTYGGGLWHTWFDRDLSVAGRVILRGSKGSFLHKLVKVKRPLLRIPTLAIHLDRTVNKDGFKPNIETQLIPLLASKLEEASLETKEKSTTASSKADHHPLLMQVLSDELNCNIDDIVSIELNICDTQPSCLGGGNDEFIFSGRLDNLASSYCALRALIDSCESPGDISNEHAVRMVALFDNEEVGSGSIQGAGAPTMFQAMRRIISCLAEKYVGECAFERAIRQSFLVSADMAHGVHPNFMDKHEEHHRPEMQKGLVIKHNANQRYATSGVTSFIFKEIGKIHNLPTQEFVVRNDMGCGSTIGPILASGAGIRTVDCGIPQLSMHSVREICGKEDIDIAYKYFKAFYQTFSSIDRKLDVDS